The genomic stretch TCACGAGGGTCGCCGCCTTTTCCGTATCGCCGACTGCGCCTCTATGTCGCCGTTTCTGCTCTCGGTCCCGAGCGCGGGGGATCATTGGATGTTCGTCGGTTCCAACGGCGCCATCACGGCCGGACGCGGCAACACCGATCGGGCCCTCTTTCCCTACACCACGCAGGACAAGCTCTTCGACAACGTCCACAGTGCCGGCTCGCTTTCCCTCGTCTGGCTCGGCGATGGATGCGGCGACACTCCGAGTCTCTGGGAACCGTGGGCGAACGTGCCGCCGCGAGCACTTTCGTTGCAGGTACGCCGAAGCGTGGCCAAGGACGCGACCGGCTCGCGGGTCGTCTTCGAAGAGGAACGCGCGTGCGACGGTCTCCACTGGACGACCGAGTGGTCGACCGCGATCGGGCTCGGCATCGTTCGCCGAGCCGTCGTCGAGAACCGTTCCGATCGCACCGTCCAACTGCGCATCCTGGACGGCATCCACAACATCGTTCCCGGCGGCCTGTGGCAGGCTTTCCAAGACAACTTCAGCAATCTCGCCGACGCGTACAAACGCTGCGAACTGCTACGGCCTTCCGGAATCGGACTCTACTACTTGGGCTCGATTCCGACCGACCGAGCGGAGCCGAGCGAAGGTCTCACCGCCACCGTCGTCTGGTCGTGCGGTCTCGATGCGTCTCGTCGGCTGCTGGGAGGGTCGCAGGTCGCCGCCTTCCGGCGTGGGGAAGCCGTTCGGGAGCAAACCGAACTGCGCGGTCAACGTGGTGCCTACCTGCTCGAAGCCGATCTCTCGCTCGCTCCCGGCGAAATCCGCGAGTGGTGGATCTGCGCCGAGACCGCGCAGGACGCGGCCGCGGTCGTGGCCCTCCGGCAACGACTGGAGCGCAATCCTCCCGGTCCTGAAGACTTCCGCGCCGCCGTCGAGAAAACCGCCGGGCTCCTGCGCGCGCGGATCGGAGCGGTCGACGGCCTCCAATCCACCGCCGACGAGCGCCGCTGCTGGCGCCACTTCTCCAACGCGCTCTACAACAGCATGCGCGGAGGCCTCCCGGCGCAGGGCCACGTGTTGCGCCGGGACGACCTTTCGGCTCACGTCCGCCGCTTCAACCGTCCCGTCTGGACGCGCCATCGCGAGTGGCTCGAGTCCCTACCGCCCGAGCTTCCGCGCTCGCAGTGGTTGGCCGCACTCCACGAACGCGGGGATCCCGATCTCGTGCGTCTCGGCCGCGAATACCTGCCGCTCACCTTCAGCCGTCGGCACGGCGATCCGAGCCGTCCTTGGAACCGCTTCTCCATCGAGACCCAATCGCCCGACGGGCGCACGCCGCGCATCGCCTACCAAGGCAACTGGCGCGACATCTTCCAAAATTGGGAGGCGCTTTTGCACGCGTATCCGGAATTCGCGGACGCCGTCGTCGCCCGCTTCCTCGACGCCTCCACGGCGGACGGAAACAACCCCTACCGCATCCACGAACGCGGCTTCGAATGGGAGGAGCCCGAGCCCGACCAGCCGTGGTCGAACATCGGCTACTGGGGCGACCACCAGATCGCCTACTTGCTCAAGCTGCTCGAATTCCGAGCCGCGCACGCGCCGGACGCCCTCCTCGCGGCCTTGGGCGACGAGACCTTCGTCCACGCCCGCGTCCCGTATCGGATCGCCGGATACGAAGACATGTTGGCGCGACCTCGCGACACCGTCGCCTACGACCACGCCGCGCACGACGAAGTCGCGGCGCGCGTCCGAGCGATCGGGGCGGACGGCCAGCTCCTGCATCTCGAGGACGACTCACTCGTCCATGCCGGGATGGCGGAAAAACTCCTCGTGCCGCTCCTCGCGAAACTCTCCGCGTTCGTCCCAGACGGCGGCATCTGGATGAACACCCAGAGACCCGAGTGGAACGACGCCAACAACGCTCTCGCCGGCTACGGTCTCTCGGTCGTCACGCTCGGCTACGTGCACCGCTACGTGGAGTTTCTCGCCGACCTCCTCGGACGGGCGCCGGACGGTGCGCACTATCGCGTCGCCGTCGAAGTGGAAAACTGGATACGGGCGCTCGATGCCTCTTTCGCCGCCTCGGAATCGGCGTTGGAGCACGGGTTCGACTCCGCTTCGCGCCGGGCCTTGCTCGACGGTACGGGTCGTGCCGGTTCGGACTACCGCATGCGCCTCTACGAGAAAGGTCTGTCCGGAGACCGACGGCCGGTATCCGCCGCGGACATCGTCCGGTTCCTTCGCCGCGTGCAGCGCTTCGCCCGCGACACGCTTCTGCGCAACCGCCGCGAAGACGGCCTGTGGCACAGCTACAACATCCTGCGGATCGAGCCGGACGGCGGGATCGCCGTGGACCGCCTCGACGAGATGCTCGAGGGGCAGGTTTCCATTCTCGCCTCGGGCGTGTTGTCTCCGGCCGAAGCCGCGGGATTGGCGAGCACGTTGCCCGGCAGTCGCCTCTACCGTGCCGACCTCGGCAGTTACATGTTGCAACCGGACCGAGCGCTTCCGGCTTTTCTCGATCGCAACCGCATCCCCGAAGCGGCCTTGGGACGCTCGCGACTACTCTCCGGCATGCTCGATTGCGGGGATGCGCGCATCGTCGTGCGGGACGCCGACGGCTGTGGTCGTTTCCACGCGTCGCTCCGCAACGCCGAATGCCTGCGCACGGCGCTCGCGACTCTTCGTGCCGACGAAACGTGGGCCGACCTCGCCGCAGCGGAGGCGGATTTGATCGAAGAAATCTACGAATCGACCTTCCGGCATCGCTCGTTCACGGGTCGCTCGGCCAGTTTCTTCGCTTACGAAGGGCTCGGCAGCATCTACTGGCACATGGTTTCCAAGTTGGTTCTCGCCCTGCAGGAAAACCACGGCCGGGCGATCGAAGAAGGAGCGCCTCCGCAGGTCGTGGACGCATTGGCCGCGGCCTACCACGCCACCAACGACAGCCTCGGCTGGCGCAAGGACCCCGCACGCTACGGCGCGTTTCCCACGGACGCCTACTCTCACACGCCGGCTCACGCGGGAGCACAGCAGCCGGGGATGACCGGGCAGGTGAAAGAAGACCTCATCGTGCGCCGAGGCGAACTCGGCGTCGGCATGTGCGACGGTCGACTTCGTTTCGACCCGCGGTTGCTGCGTCGCGACGAATTTCACGACCTTCCGACTACGTTCTCGTGTTTCGATCCCGACGGGACCGAACGCATCTTCGACCTGCCGGCCGGATCGCTCGCCTTCACCGTCTGCGGCGTACCGGTCGTATACACGCTCGCGAACGAAACGGGGTTCGAAGTCCGTCGCGCGGACGGAAGCCGGTATTCCGCCGATGGCGTCGAGCTGACCCGAGCGGACACGACGACGGTCTTGGAACGGACCGGGGCAATCGAGCGCATACACGTCTTCATCCGTTCCGACCGCCTCTGTTGAGACCGGGATCGCGCCGCGAACGCGGCGTCGAGCGATCGGAGCCACGCTTCGCCGCAGCCGTCGGAGAGCGTCAGATTCCCCGTTGCTATTCGCCGCGAACCGGGGCTAATTCTGCGTTTTTTCCCATGATCGGTTACATCCTGAAGAAGATCTCGGGCCGGCACTATCGGAAGTTCGTGCAGAAATGCCGCCCGGTAGTGGAGCGCATCAATGCGCTCGAGCAGGAGTATCAGCAGCTCTCCGAAGAGGCTCTCCGGGCCAAGACCGACGAGTTCCGCGCCCGCCTGAAGAACGGTGAAACCACCGACGCGCTCCTCCCCGAGGCCTTCGCCGTGGTCAAGAACGCCGCCCGTCGCCTCTGTGGTCGAACCGAGATCGTCTGCGAGCACGAGCTGACGTGGAACATGGTCCACTTCGACGTGCAGCTCATCGGCGGCATGGCGCTGCATCAGGGCAAGATCGCCGAAATGGCCACCGGCGAAGGCAAGACGCTGGTCGCCACGCTACCGCTCTACCTCAACGCCCTGACCGGCCGCAACGCACAGCTCGTCACGGTCAACGACTACCTCGCCCGCCGCGACTCCCAGTGGATGGGGTTCCTTTTCAAGTACCTCGGGCTCACCGTCGGTTGCATCCAAAACCACATGAACCCGGTCGAGCGCCGGGCCGCCTACGGGTGCGACATCACCTACGGTACCGCCTCCGAGTTCGGCTTCGACTACCTGCGCGACAACGGCATGGCGACGAGCAAGGAGCAGCAGGTGCAGCGCGAGCACTTCTTCTGCATCGTCGACGAAATCGACTCCATCCTCATCGACGAAGCCCGCACCCCGCTGATCATCAGTGGCCCGATGGCGATCCAGCGTGAGCAGCCCTACCCGCGACTCAAGGCCTCGGTCGAGCGCCTCGTCTCCGAGCAAGGCCGCCTCTGCAACCGCCTCGTGGGCGAAGCGAAGGCGCTGCTCGAGAAGACCGACGCCACCGCAGACGACCGTGCCGAAGCCGTTCACAAGCTTCTCCAAGTCAAGACCGGCTCGCCCAAGAACAAACAGCTCCTCCGCCTCATGGAGACGCCCGAGTGGCGCAAACTCCTCGACAAGGCCGAGACGGAGATGGCCAGCGATTTCAACAAGGAAGCCTCCTTCCGCATGAAGGAGGAGCTCTACTTCGTCATCGACGAACGCCAGCATCAGGCCGACCTCACCGAGAAGGGGCGTACGCTCCTCAAGCCCGACGATCCGGACGCGTTCATGCTGCCGGACCTGCCCACGCTCTTCAGCGACCTCGAGCGCGAGACCGGACTTTCTCCCGAAGACAAAGAGGCCCGCAAACGCGAGGCCCAAGCCCGCTTCGAAACCGTCGGCGAGGATATCCACGCCATCAGCCAACTCCTGCGCGCCTACTCGCTCTACGAGCGCGACGTGCAGTACGTCGTCACACCCGAAGGCAAGGTCGCGATCGTCGACGAAAACACCGGCCGCATCATGCCCGGCCGCCGCTGGAGCGACGGGCTGCACGCCGCCGTCGAGGCCAAGGAAAACGTTCAGATCGAGCGCGAGACCCGCACCTACGCCACGATCACCATCCAGAACTACTTCCGGATGTATGACAAACTCGCGGGCATGACCGGCACCGCCGAAACCGAGGCGACCGAGTTCCACGAGATCTACAAACTCGGCGTCACCGTCATACCCACGAACCGCCCTTGCGTGCGGATCGACAACAACGACGTCATCTACAAGACGCGTCGCTCGAAGTTCAACGCGGTGGTCAAGGAGATCGAGGAGGCCCACAAGCGCGGCCAGCCCGTGCTCGTCGGCACCGCCTCGGTCGAGTCCTCCGAGATCCTCAGCCGTATGCTCCGCCGCGTCAGCATCCCGCATGCGGTGCTCAACGCGAAGTACCACCAGCAGGAGGCCGACATCGTCACCCGCGCCGGCCAGCGCGGCGCAGTCACGATCGCCACCAACATGGCCGGCCGCGGCACCGACATCAAACTCGGTGAAGGCGTGGACGCCCTCGGCGGCCTCTACGTCATCGGCACCGAACGCCACGAGTCGCGTCGCATCGACCGCCAGCTCCGTGGCCGTTGCGCGCGCCAAGGCGACCCGGGTCTCTCGAAGTTCTACATCTCGCTCGAAGACGACCTCATGCGTCTCTTCGCGTCGGCCGGCCCGCTCGCGCGCATCATGGAGAAGTCCATGATGGAGGACGAAGAACTGGCGCACCCGCTCCTCAACCGCT from Opitutales bacterium ASA1 encodes the following:
- the secA gene encoding preprotein translocase subunit SecA, coding for MIGYILKKISGRHYRKFVQKCRPVVERINALEQEYQQLSEEALRAKTDEFRARLKNGETTDALLPEAFAVVKNAARRLCGRTEIVCEHELTWNMVHFDVQLIGGMALHQGKIAEMATGEGKTLVATLPLYLNALTGRNAQLVTVNDYLARRDSQWMGFLFKYLGLTVGCIQNHMNPVERRAAYGCDITYGTASEFGFDYLRDNGMATSKEQQVQREHFFCIVDEIDSILIDEARTPLIISGPMAIQREQPYPRLKASVERLVSEQGRLCNRLVGEAKALLEKTDATADDRAEAVHKLLQVKTGSPKNKQLLRLMETPEWRKLLDKAETEMASDFNKEASFRMKEELYFVIDERQHQADLTEKGRTLLKPDDPDAFMLPDLPTLFSDLERETGLSPEDKEARKREAQARFETVGEDIHAISQLLRAYSLYERDVQYVVTPEGKVAIVDENTGRIMPGRRWSDGLHAAVEAKENVQIERETRTYATITIQNYFRMYDKLAGMTGTAETEATEFHEIYKLGVTVIPTNRPCVRIDNNDVIYKTRRSKFNAVVKEIEEAHKRGQPVLVGTASVESSEILSRMLRRVSIPHAVLNAKYHQQEADIVTRAGQRGAVTIATNMAGRGTDIKLGEGVDALGGLYVIGTERHESRRIDRQLRGRCARQGDPGLSKFYISLEDDLMRLFASAGPLARIMEKSMMEDEELAHPLLNRSIESAQKKVEQQNFSIRKRLLQYDDVLNKQREIVYSIRNDALHSDEPRAVIFDLVEEEMSSRLESAGFGAKEGPVAQSLESFIGWLNSHFPVGLRLEDLQKLDLDAAKTLVMERVRQAYALKENAENRDALTHLERYLLTNAVDNHWQEHLTEMEDLRKSITLRSYGQKDPLVEYKSEAFRYFQELMDNIRLQVCTSLFRSATNLIALENIKIMLARSARLEGPGVAQQSPTRTASSGGAAVSSSMSMGGGGGTALAQDGEPPAAGRREIKLPQITIKRDIPKVGRNDPCPCGSGKKYKNCCGK